The window CAGTTCCGCATTCAGCAACCAAGCCATAAAATCCACAATATAAAGTCGGTAGCCCCAGTAAAAATCAGGATAATTTCGGCAAAGTTCTTCGGCACCTTTCATTTGGAGTGTTTCATCTTCTTCCAATCGTAAAGCAAGATATTGATAGACCGGGGAATTAGGATTATTTTTTGCAGCATCAACGAAATATTGTTTGCAGGCATCCGGCTCTACGCTTTCCCAAATACTTTGCAGTTCTCTAAGTTCTTCTACATCGTTAGTAGTTGGAATATAGGCAATAATTTTCTGCCTGGCGATATTCCAATCTCCGGTATTTAGCAATTCCTCTTTAAATTGGGCAAAGTTTTGTCCCTCAGCTATCAAAAAAATTAGCAGGAACAAAACAACCACCAATAAGCGTTTTAGCATCTTTTTCCTATTTCTTCAGGTCTTTTTTAACATTATTACTTTGTTGTCTGCATTGTAAATTCTGTCAAGCAAAAGAAGCAAAATTTAGTGATTTAGCATAGTTACAGGATAGCTACTATAAGGTTTTTGGCGTCAGTTAGGAAAAGTTTCTGCAATTGACAATTTTGCGTTCTTTGCCAAGATGGCTTTTAATATGGCGGAAAGCAAAAAAACAACGAATTTAAACAGCGAAGTTAAATACCTGCAAGGGGTTGGAGAACATCGTGCAAAGCTTTTAAATAAGCTGGGGATTAAAACCATTTTAGATTTAATGGAGCATTTTCCCAAGGATTATATCAGTCGCAAGTTAAGTGCTACTTTATCGGATTTACATCCCGGGGATATATTAGCGTTCACGGCAATGATTTCCTGGGTGGATGTTCATTTATCAACCAAGGGGAAAAGCATTTTGAGTGTAGGGGTTAGTGATGGCAAGGTAGGGATTATTTGTTCCTGGTTTTCCTATCCGGCAATTTACACCAAGCTATTTACACCGGGACGCTTAATTTGGCTGAATGGAACGGTTACAGAATTTAACAATCAGCTGGAAATGTTACATCCGGAATTTGAATTGATTGATGATCCGGAGGATACGAAGGACGATTTTTGGAAGAAGCGTGAGGTTTTACCGATATATTCATTAACGGAAGGCATCAAGCAAAAGCTTATGCGGCAGCTGATTTACAATGCTTTTTCTCTGTATTCCAGCTTGATAGAAGAGAACTTACCGGATTACCTGATTGCCAAACATCATTTTGAGAACAGGAATTCCTCGTTGCAAAAGATGCATTTCAGTCAAAAACCTGAAGAAACAGGAATCGTGAGAAGGCGTTTTGCCTACGAGGAATTTTTTTACACGCAGCTTTTATGGGCAAGGCACAAGACCTTCCACACCACCCAAACCAAAGGAATTATGTTCATCAATAAGAAGCAGTTAACTACCGGGGTCTATAAAAAACTGCCGTTTACGCTTACTAAAGCTCAGAAGAAAGTGCTGTGGGAAATTTTTGCTGATATGTGTTCCGAAAAGCAGATGAGTCGTTTGTTGCAGGGAGATGTGGGTAGCGGAAAAACGGTTGTAGCGTTGTTTGCAATGCTCTTAACGGTAGAAAACGGTTATCAGGCAGCAATGATGGCTCCTACAGAAATTTTGGCAGAGCAGCATTATGAAACAATCACTAACCTGCTAAAGGGTTTTGAGGTTCGGGTTTGTCTTTTGAAGGGAGGTGTGTATAAAGGAAAAGAAGAAATTAAAGAAGCAATTGCCAGCGGTGCGGCAAATATTGTAATCGGAACTCATGCCCTGTTACAAAAAGATATCAGCTTTAAGCGATTAGGTTTTGCCTGCGTTGACGAACAGCATCGTTTCGGAGTTGAACAACGAGCCAGGTTAGCAAAACTGGCTTTGCATCCTGATTTATTGTATCTTTCCGCAACACCTATTCCCCGCAGTTTGGCGATGACCGTTTATGGAGATTTGGAAGTGAGCATTCTGGATGAGCTTCCTCCCACGCGTAAACCTGTGCTAACGGTTATCCGTCCTTCCAGCAAAATTGATCTTGTTTATAGTGAAGTGGAGGAACAGCTTGCCTTGGGACGGCAGGTTTATATCGTTTGTCCTTTAATTGAAAAATCGGAAAAAGTAGCTCTTCTGGATGCTACCAAGCTCTATGAATATATTTCCCGAAAGGTCTTTCCGGAATATCCCGCCTGTCTTTTGCATGGAAGAATGCCGATGAAAGAAAAAGATGCCATTATGCAAAGGTTCAAAGCCGGGGAAATAAAAATTTTGGTTTCTACCACCGTTATTGAAGTAGGTGTGGATGTTCCCAATGCCAGTGTGATGATTGTAGAGCATTCAGAGCGTTTTGGTTTGGCACAATTACATCAGCTCCGGGGCAGAGTAGGTAGAGGAAGTGCCCAAGCTTACTGCTATCTAATTGAACATCATCCAATTAGCAAAGTTGCCTGGCAGCGGTTAACCACTATGACTAAAACTACGGATGGCTTTATTATTGCCGAAAAAGACCTGGAACTGCGCGGTCCCGGTGAAATTTTCGGCTATGAACAATCCGGAATGCCTGTATTTCGCTTTGCTAATTTAGTCCGAGACCAGGATATATTAAAATTAGCCAGGCAGGATGCCTTTGAAATTGTGCGTGCTGATCCGGATTTTAACCTGCCCGAAAATGCCCTGCTGAAAAAAATATACTTCTCCCAATTAACTGATAAAGAAAAGCTTATCCTCTATTAGTAAATGCCTTGGCGTGGCTGCAACTTAAAGTAAAGCTTGGCTACTGCGGAAATAATTTTTACCCT is drawn from Candidatus Cloacimonas sp. and contains these coding sequences:
- the recG gene encoding ATP-dependent DNA helicase RecG; the encoded protein is MAFNMAESKKTTNLNSEVKYLQGVGEHRAKLLNKLGIKTILDLMEHFPKDYISRKLSATLSDLHPGDILAFTAMISWVDVHLSTKGKSILSVGVSDGKVGIICSWFSYPAIYTKLFTPGRLIWLNGTVTEFNNQLEMLHPEFELIDDPEDTKDDFWKKREVLPIYSLTEGIKQKLMRQLIYNAFSLYSSLIEENLPDYLIAKHHFENRNSSLQKMHFSQKPEETGIVRRRFAYEEFFYTQLLWARHKTFHTTQTKGIMFINKKQLTTGVYKKLPFTLTKAQKKVLWEIFADMCSEKQMSRLLQGDVGSGKTVVALFAMLLTVENGYQAAMMAPTEILAEQHYETITNLLKGFEVRVCLLKGGVYKGKEEIKEAIASGAANIVIGTHALLQKDISFKRLGFACVDEQHRFGVEQRARLAKLALHPDLLYLSATPIPRSLAMTVYGDLEVSILDELPPTRKPVLTVIRPSSKIDLVYSEVEEQLALGRQVYIVCPLIEKSEKVALLDATKLYEYISRKVFPEYPACLLHGRMPMKEKDAIMQRFKAGEIKILVSTTVIEVGVDVPNASVMIVEHSERFGLAQLHQLRGRVGRGSAQAYCYLIEHHPISKVAWQRLTTMTKTTDGFIIAEKDLELRGPGEIFGYEQSGMPVFRFANLVRDQDILKLARQDAFEIVRADPDFNLPENALLKKIYFSQLTDKEKLILY